In Quercus robur chromosome 11, dhQueRobu3.1, whole genome shotgun sequence, the sequence CCCAGATCtcccaaaaataagattttcaatcaattttccttaaattctcaaacttcaaacacattttgcattataatcaaggaattttcaatcttggatggccaaaacaagatcacacacaataacatgtacaaagtttattaaagagtaacttgtgtagtgtgtgcaactagcaaaagcttgagatacatgtgagatgatatgtgaatagtaattaagcacaatttctacaaaattcatcacataaatttgaaagagactatcacctaaagagttacatataactcccacatctcctagaaaacaagcttgaaatcatgtaagtttcttgatttgcctcatattgtacacaccaattttatttgattgatttaattATAGTCCAacaatgtacacaccaattttagcatttaaaccgaggctataccttatgttctttttgtgcatgtgttacactttctcgagaacaaaatcttatgatatttactaaggtgttcatgattggctagtagatggttatttattcctttctcattaagttcaagtccaacaatcaaaggcatgtgacttcaagatcaagaaaaaattatcaaaaactataaacatcttcccacacaacatgcactacaaagctaaAACTAGTAAAGtacaataaataagctcatccaagttaaacaaggtacaaagacatgttatgtaaagataaattgGCCAAcgttgatttcaaatccaagaaataatgcaaaacacattttgcttcccttttcctttttttttttttttttttatttttttattttgaaaagaaataacaaaaaaaaaaaaaatctagaatgaaatgcatgaatgttatgcaatgaaaatcctagaaaaacaaagaaaacaaaaacaacaaagaaaaatggtcacaaagagtagagcgatgaagcacaaggaccatgaaATCCAAAGATGATCAGGGacacagaatcacaccaatTACTTGATGAAGTatctcaaacttacttctatcaagaggcttggtgaagatgtcaacaTTCTGACATTCAGTAGGAATATACTTAAGAGccacaatctttctttcaacaagatccctaataaagtgatatctaatctctatgtgtttagtcATAGAGTGTTGAACAGGGTTCTTAGAGATATCAATAACACTAGaattatcacaataaacaaCCATGGTGTCTTGTGTTATCCCATaatcacttaaaagttttttcatccaaagaagctgtaagcaacaacttccagcagcaaTATATTCTGCTTCTATTATAGACAGAGAGAtagaattttgctttttactcatccaagtTGATAAGCCACAaatgaatgaccccttgtgatagaaattaattaattaattagccaagttattaattaatcaattcatcatgcaaacgcgtggtagcacaaacaaatcaccaataaactaaatatgcaacaaaaaataaaagacacggtgatttgtttacgaatgggaaaaatctaatggcaaaaaccccaccgggtgattttcaggtcaccactcccgaaactccactattatcacaacaaacggttacaagtaaaggaatccaagtaccttaccaacctacagttgaacccttaccccaatacccaattggacttgttttgtagtgacagttccccttttagatgcacgactcccaatacgtgactaaccaattacgcggatcccagtacacgactttagtcaccaactaagaaggttgttggttgcaaagtttttcagttcatccacacgatgaacatcaagaagatgtttggtcacaaaaccctatgatgcacatacacagcaacttcttcaagagaaagagatgaactagggtaagaacttcgtctccagtcacaatttgcttgaacaaagtttgctcaaagcttgtgcaacttgtgaacactttgacggcccttaaactgatcctttaatatgtctaggtttaggagaaaagaaggcccaaaaacacattcacggatcccaagaaaatcagattgaaattctaaaaatcttaaacctcaacagatagcaggtgtcgagcaagtgtcgagtaggtgtcgagcacaccaaatgtagaacagctttcttaagctcgatagatgcagctgtcgagctagctgtcgagctttaatgattttgcactctaaaCGTGTTTTCTTGAACATACTTGAAAGCtttaatacttgatcttgaaacaagattTCTTGGGTATtcaaaacatcctaaatctacccaaatacaagtaaagtgcgtttttgtcaaaggataagccaattacataaaatcatgacatatgttcttaacatgtgaaacacatatgtcctaacacaagCAACAAGATTGGCTCTTACATAAAAACACCCACCAGTGATGCTTTTTCTATTATCAGCATTGCCGGCCCAATCTAAATCAGAAAAACCAACAAGAGACAGATTTGACTCTTTGCTATAGAACAATCCATAATCACAAGTCCCACTaacatattttatgattcttttaacATCATTCAAATGTGAAACCTTAGGATTAGATTAAGATCTAGAGCATACACCAACACTGAATGCAATATCAGGATGACTAGCatttaaatacaataaacaacCAATCATGCTTCtgtataatgtaacatcaacagACTCACTCGATGGATCATTGGTTAACTTTGCATTAGCAGCCATTGGTGTTCTAGCATGTGCATCCTTGTCaagtccaaatctcttgactagattTATAGCATACTTAgcttggttgatgtagattCTGGAATCCGTTTGCTTCACCTGCAATCCCAAGAAATAAGTCAAttcaccaaccatactcatttcaaacatcACCTTCATTTCATCTACAAAAGATTGAGCAAGAGAATCATTAATAGcaccaaatctaggttaacacacacatatcaaatcattgtaaagtgcgaaaaattaataatacaacaatatgataacctaggaaaaccaaactggtaaaaaacttggggaggatttatcctaactatcctcaaggtaaaatagatccactatgaaagagttgaagtttacacaatagcgacttagaccactaacatcctattgctacctcgagtatgaaacttactaccacgactaTGCGACAACTCcaagtccacagactacttctttcttgaattcacaGCAAGCACAAGAACTctcgcttgtgtatctttaagctctttatgcaacAACCGAactgatcatcaagttcttgacacaatcttgattcttgataaccctaagtatgtgtgaaagcaaacacctctagatctcacaagagattcacatacacagcataaacaacaacataaaacatggctagggtttttccttttatacttaaggcaaaacataaaaccctacacgtcaaacgggcttgggctgagttggaaaattctacagaaaaacaaTTTGCACTAGCTTCAatcaatcgagtctaattttcaatcgatcaagccttgcaaaaattgaatagtaattttctgcaattactcgattccaactttacacataaacatactttgagcaagtctaaaacaagactaaacgttttgatcatggtttgccaacattacaaaatgaagttctaatacatttaaacctaaagtcttagaacctaacacatacTAAGAAGACTTCTCCTCCAGTCACCAAGACATTTTTTCGGTAGATCATACTCCCCGGTGAATCTTTCATCATCCCTAGTGGATTCTTCACCCAAGACTCCCTTGTGGGTCAAAACACCAAGGCCACTCATGCATATATCCAACGAGAATTAAATGTGCAGGCATGGGCCACATACTAGTCAAACAAGTCAAAATATAGAATTTGTGCACATATCCCAAGGGAACTAAACATGCAAGCACAGTAGAAgaggtagagatagagatagagaccAAGGTCACCCCAAGGCAAGTATTATCTAGAGGCACATGCCACCCAgagaagtttgaggcaagagCCCCAAACGGACaccacagatatatatatatatatatatatatttatatcctTTTAAGTTCATAAAAGCACCttgtttgtttttctgtttAAGTAACCTTAGGATAATGAGTCACTCACTGTTTGCTTGCGATTGGCAAAATAGGTTTTGGGATAGTGAACCTATCATTGCTCATTTCTCGAGCAATAAGGGTGGGAATTCGGACATACAAATCCCACGCGACTCTGCGGAGTTGCACCCCACCCCATCTATACGTGTAATGTGTTGTGTGCGTGGGTTGGGTCTGAGCCGTACGtcgaaacaaaattttttgtctcttattcttttgattctaTTAGCAAAGCTCATgaatcaaaagaggggcatctGTAAACATCACATTTTGTAGCCCTTACGACTCGGGCCTccattccccaatgatgccGAAATTCTAAAGCCCAAGATTGGTTTAGGGCCTAATAAGAttacaaattgacttgagagatattaaaatggaaaatacaaaattttatgagCAAATAagtctatttttggaaaataaaagcTAAGGAAACCCTCGACCTGCATACGCAAGCAAGGACCTGCGTACGCAAGCTTGATTCATGCATACGTAAGCATGAACCTGGGCACGTAGCTAAGGTTTCAGAAACCTATGAAAAGCAAGTTTTCTACATTAAAGGCTGAGTTTTGGAATGAATCTCACATCATCtgggagccattccaaacccccatttttcaactatataaagacttacatggtatatttcaaaaacacactAAAAATTCTAAGGGAAAACCTAAGAttactagaaatagtgaatcaaagacgaagtttttcacaaaacacccttaagtcaattttattttgattgggaccttttctggtcttaatccttgagttttgaagtttactaatcatttttgtttggttatgaatagatttgactgaagGGAATAATCAAAATCAAGCTAAAGAGCTCTTTGTTTCGAGGTATATGTTCTAACGCTCTTTCCTTTCATTTCTACTTTAATCTTGTTTTCaatcttgtttctttgctttatttgtgtttaGATATGTTTTTTTAGCCTAGGGTTTAGtagtttttgtgtttaaaagcatgttaggttgctaGATTTGTAGTTTTAAGGTTCTACTctatttgtgttcttgttttctGGATTAGGATTCTTTAGGGTGTGTCTGTGTGCGCATGCTTTCTTCATGCATACACAGGCTCGAAGTATGCATGCGCATGCTTCCTGCATGCTTACATACAATTGTCCTGCATACGCAAGCCTATGTACGCGCAAGCATACTTGTGCCCAGAAATCCTAATCTAAGTTTTCTGcttctgtttcttcttttcttttacatcATATGCCTCTGTTTTATTCCTTTTTATGCTTTTTAAGTCTCTATTCctttgtttaattgtttgttttccTTTAACATGCTAGATCGGGGTTTTCCTTGTATTTATGCTTTgataccatgaacatgcattcaaatgTCTATTCATTAATGCATAGATGCTGAGATGCAGTAAGGTCagtaaggtaagtcatgcattcacatgaacatgcatttatttgttataaGAGCTTTATCTTCCTTTGATGAACACGTATATGCAAGTCTATATGCCATGCTTTGAATGATAACATGATTTGTTTGCTGCCCATGTTTCTGCCTTGATATATAGTTGTTCTTGCCTTGGATGTAATGTGATGAGAatcatgatagatgtatgttagggttaTGGGATGtttgatgccatgttgattgttagatgcatgttactctgtgtgtgtgtgtataggaTATAATGTTGAAAAttcctttaatgagattaagatgtAAGACACAATGACTGGAAGCCAACCCATGGATCGAGTGGGgttaggtgcctaacaccttcccatccccatacctaaacttCGAACCCATACTCAAGAAGTAAGATCGGTCCTTCCACGTAAGGGtgctatattcatggttcctagaccataaaactaggtggtgactccTTTGTTTCTCCACCCCGGTCCACTCAGCTGAGGCGCACTCCCCAACACCACACATTGCACCCACACTTACTTGTCACTTGTTCTGCAAATTGAGTCACCAATCGCAAGACCAAGTGCCCTTGACCACTTCAAGGtctcttgaaaattttggaattgcTTCAATGGTTCCCAACACCAAACAACAATAAAGAACATTCAAGGTTTCTGTGTGTGTATGGTTTAAATCACCTCACAAAAGATCTGGAAATTGAGAAGGGAGAAGGTATAGAGAGAACAAATGAGTTTTTGCTCTAGGGTAAAGGGATGGTCGCTAACTCTTCAATATGGGAATTCTTATGGTATTTTAGTGGGTAATGTGAGATATATATGAGGGGTAATTGGACAGAAACTATAGGAAGGAAAGCAAAAACTTTCTCTTAAGTTAGGAAATTCAGTCGACCACTCAAATTACTCAAGAATTTATTTCTAGCGAATCTCCAAATATGTCTAATCACACACTGGCTTTCGATTTTGAATTCCTAAAGAAACACATAAAGTAAGATAAAGTATTCttcttgtaaggttgaatttattcatccatctaattggctttattccgtgccaaatttgcttgtaattcagcatttagtaaccctgtatttaggtgggtttgttgtaagggtagtgagtgagatagagtgaagattgctcaagagtgtgcaagaaaacagagactcgcggctgggactcgcgggtgactcgcggctacaagccgccagaagcagcacacgtgccaagcatgatggaagatgaacagtcatgctagctggagcactacaggacaaaacaggacaactggccatacggttaactcgcgactggatctcgcgacttagtcaagccgcgagccacccctgttttgtaaaacctgacgtttcacattcctctcccactccagtataaataccccttttacccacgattgaaagggagcttccagagagaattttgagagagaaaccctaaagaaaaaccagattgtttcacccacaatctctaccttagagtctcttcaaatttctcaactctcttcctctccattgtcaaatccttgagaggcattataccaaacctgattctcaccatcatcatcactgtgagacagttgtttggatttctgggaagcagttaggaaggaaccaatcttcattggttgatgctacggtctagtagcggaatccgggaagctagaaaagaaaaaggttcggcgcaacctcgttggagcaagaaacttggagggcttaggtgcactgggtagattaggcttggagggtctattgctgtccttgtatcccaactgtattttctagtggattgcttaccgtttggagggcggcggagaggttttacgccgagggcttcggtttcctcttcgataacacatcgcgtgttgtct encodes:
- the LOC126704950 gene encoding uncharacterized mitochondrial protein AtMg00810-like, whose translation is MSGLGVLTHKGVLGEESTRDDERFTGEYDLPKKCLGDWRRSLLNEMKVMFEMSMVGELTYFLGLQVKQTDSRIYINQAKYAINLVKRFGLDKDAHARTPMAANAKLTNDPSSESVDVTLYRSMIGCLLYLNASHPDIAFSVGVCSRS